The genomic window GAAAGTTAGACTGTACTACTCTTGTCTAAAACGACCTTTACAAGACCAGACTGAGCAGGAGGTTAATGACCATATCATGGTTAGTATACGCTTTCCACTGTCTTTTAAGCCATGAATGTACAAGGAATGCAAATAATGATGGTGAGTAATCAACATATATAGTACTGACTTTGCACGCATCAGAGCTTGTGAAAAATAATACGGACATTAACATACAGAAGATCTGATTTGGCTAAAGAACAGAGAGATATAATAGTGGAATGGACAACAATAAAAGTAACATAAAGAAATAGGTTTCAAGAAATTAAATCCTTCGGGTATTTTTCCTATTTGCATTTTTTTCTTTAAGTAAGAATAGCGTGAGGCAATGTTTACCCAGCCAGCATGCTCTGAAATTATATGCACTGGAAATAAAACAATATTTTGGGTCATTTCCTAATGTACACCCGTCGCATGAAGGAAAGAAGCATTAACCGGACTCCATCTCAAACACTGTACCATAAATCTCGCGGCATAACCTCGCCACATTTAGAGTTAGTTACAACTTAAAACGTCCCTATACTTTTCGTTACAACAAAGGTAGGCGCTTTGCCCATTCTAGTAAGATAGAAAAGGGGAaaacaatactccctccgtccaagacgttttcttacattatgggacagaggaagtaCATAGTTTATGTACAGATGTCTTGGCGatcagaaaaacaaaaaataaagataaAACAATTATATTACTAGATTTACATTGTTGCCCGAACACTAGCCTTCTCTCCATATATGGTCCTCCACTACACTGCATGGCACCTACAGCAAAATTATGAACTTCCCTTGAAAGATATACAGCGTTTCCGCTCAAGCCACATATTCCTGAGAAACTTATGCATCAGACAGTTAAGATTTAAACTATCTCACCTCTGTACAAATAGGTTGGAACGTCTTCAAAGAGCCCCTTAATCTTAGCATGCTAATAACTTGCACATATACAAGTGTAGGTAGCTTGTTGTGCGTCTTTTTTCTTTTCTGAATCAGGATGTTGTTCCTTTGCATATATGTGTGTAGGTCCTTGTAACCAAGATTGGACCATGGGGTGGGAATGGAGGAAAAGAATTTGACATCCCAGAGTCGGTACCTCAACGGCTAGAAAGTGTGACAATTAGAAGTGGTGTTGCCATTGACTCAATTGCGTTCTCCTACATTAATCAAGCTGGAAAGAAGCAAACTCTTGGTCCATGGGGTGGCGATGGTGAACTTACTGACACGGTGAGTGAATGTGCACCACATTGCTAGTTCTACTACTTTTGCATAGAAGAACTAATCGCTTGTCTCTTTCGTTGTAGATCACTTTTGCCCCTTTAGAGATTGTGAAGGAAGTTTCAGGAACAAGCGGTACTTTCGGTGGAGATACTGTTGTGACATCGCTTACTTTTGTCACAAATGTGAGGACATATGGACCTTTTGGAAAACCAAATGGTACTGCTTTCAGTGCCCCTCTTACGGACACTAACGTCGTGGGCTTCTTCGTGCATGCTGGAAGACTTGTTAATGCGGTTGGAGTTTATGCGCGCCCTTCTGTTCAAAATTATTAGTGCATACAGTACGTTGCTCAAGAATAACTAGAGCTTTGGGGCGGGCCAGCATGTTATAGGTCATGTATTACTACAGTACTTCTTTTCCTTTTAAGGTTTCGTGCATTTGTTACAGGTTATAGGCTACTAGCACGGGCCAGACAGTGTCACAAAAGTATATTTTTTGTCCCTCAATTTTTAACGGAGTCTAGATTTGATCCCTTGACTATGAAATCAGATAACATGCACCTCCAACTCTTAAAACCGGACAAGTTTCATCCTCCTCCCGGTTTTGGCCGGTCTTGATGCTGCCTCATCCCGGTTTTGACCGATCCATGCTGACGTGGCAAAGAAACCCCCAAATTGACCTCCCGATTCCCCTCTCTCTCTACATGCGTGTGCTGGCAAGgagcaaatgaggtgaggaggaggaggcagccgagaccaaaCTTgatagaggtggagagaatgaagtggggaaaatggatgtggtaggtggctgtcaaaagtatctagctgctctcaggttaccaatggcgcacctcctaggaatgcgccattggtaaccagggttactaatgacgCATCTGGTGTGTggtacgccattactagttttgaaaaaaaatataaaaaaattgttagtagtggcgcaccgtgggtgcggtgcaccattactagttaaaactagtaatgacgcactatccCCTAATGCGCCACTGCTAAGTCTGGAAAGGCGTGTGGGACCAGgacaaaactagtaatgacgcaccacacatcaggtgcgccattagtaatatggccattaatggcgcatctatatctggtgcgccactgctatataaccgtttttctagtagtgcaagcTGCTGCTGGTGGTCGTCTCGACAGCATGAGCGTGGCGCCAGGAGAGGGGATTGCCGCGGCTCGACCTGCTCGTTGCCTAGATGGAGCACGTCGCCgttatggccggactggagaacctCGCGGCTGTGGTGGTACTAGCCGTCGTCGCGGGCCTTCACGCGCGGTCCAACACTTGGATCCAGCAGCGTGGTGAAGAGGCGGTGGCGCTGACCTCCCCGCTCGCCAACAAGCTCACACTCGGCACGTACCTCGCCGTCGAGCGCAACCCGGACCTATCCCTCCCATCGTATTTCCTGTTGCTCAGCGCCTGGGACCCC from Triticum aestivum cultivar Chinese Spring chromosome 3B, IWGSC CS RefSeq v2.1, whole genome shotgun sequence includes these protein-coding regions:
- the LOC123067781 gene encoding protein GOS9-like, encoding MAAKDPLYLETTTLLNQEIQQKELRFKLYLFQHTQGERNRNERAVLSMHAPHEFGSIVVHDWTIRDGPNLQDKIVANAQGWNVFKEPLNLSMLITCTYTSVLVTKIGPWGGNGGKEFDIPESVPQRLESVTIRSGVAIDSIAFSYINQAGKKQTLGPWGGDGELTDTITFAPLEIVKEVSGTSGTFGGDTVVTSLTFVTNVRTYGPFGKPNGTAFSAPLTDTNVVGFFVHAGRLVNAVGVYARPSVQNY